TTGTATCCCTGTCGTTCCATTCTTTCGCAATGAACTGTAAGGGAAGAAGTTGCTGCCCGCTGTGAAATTCATGATTTTCAATATTGATTCCAGCTATCTGGTTTACAAGTGAGGTACTGTAACAGTTAATTGCACATTGAAAGATCGGGAGACCGTCCCTTTCTTTGTTCGACAGCTTTACCAGTTCATCTTGAGGAAATTTCCGGTGGATCAGCCCTTTCTGGTAAATACTCCGGCAATGCCGTATAAATTCAAAAACAGCCTGCTGATTGCAGACTTTGATTCTAAACGGCATTATTTTAGTGCACATAGAAAAACTTTGCTTGTGGCGTCTACCCACTCTATTCATTACTGGCATATTTACGAGCAGTTCAGAACATTGATAATATTTGCTTATTAGGATGACACATGCGGCTTGAATTACATCATTAAGCGTGAACTCATGGGTGTTTATAAATTGCCGTAATTGTGTTACCAAATCTCCTTTGAGTACAGTGATGTGACGCTTCCCGTTAAAAGCACCTGATGCAGGCTGCCTGATCATTGGCTCAGGTAAATTTTCCATTACCCCCTGCCAATATTCCATGTCTTTCAGAAAGCGTCCAGAGGCCAGATATTTTTGCTCTTCCCGCAAATACTCAGCATAGCTGGCGGACAAGGTGTTAACCTCAGATGCCGGCATTCCGTTAGATAAACGATTATATTCGCTGCAAATAGATGCTGTCATAATCTCCATGGACCATCCGTCAGCTATCAAATGATGCAGTTTTACGAAATATCCCCATTGCTGTTCATTAAGTTGCAGGACATAAAACTCAAACAAAGGGCTGTCCACCAAGCTAAACGGTTTTGCGGCCTGTTCTTCGGTCCAGTCCTTGAAAGCTAGTTCAGGATTTTTTTTCTCACTAAAATTCACAAATGAGGGGGGAAGCAGAGCATTGCTTGCCTCATATTGTTTGGGCAGATTCCCCTCCTTACAAAATTGATAACGCACACCCTCATGGCTTTGTAAAAAATGCAGAATGCTTTTCTGAAGATAACCAGGATGAATCATCCCTTTGAAAATGACCGTGCCCCCAAGATTATAAATGGAAGTTCCCGGGTACATTTCTTCCGTATACCAGATCTGCTTTTGGGCGTCGGTTAAATCGAGTAATGCAGCATGATTATCTCTGGAATGCATTTCTCTGGTCTCCTTTCTTCTTTTCAAATAAAAAATGCGCCTCAGGAAGAGTCGCATCATCAAAAATAATTAATTTTTTATTATATATTGAAATATAAGTGCACATAGCTTCGCCATGCCTGCGTATATTACTATACACATGTTAAGAAAAATTCAAAAACATAATAATTAACTTGCCGAAACAAAGATTAATTATAATATGTTTTTTTGTGTGAGAAACGGCACTCTATAATAGACCTTTATCCTCAATGGCCACTAGCAGTATTACAGTCACTATAGGACTCTATGAATTGTACTAAAGCATCCACCGTTGGAATCTTTTCCAATGAAAGAAATTCGTCAGGAAATTCAAAATTGAATTCTTCCTCGATAGAAACAATCGCTTTGATAAACGTAATTGAATTAAGGCCGTTTGCACTTAGGACGTTAACTATATTGGCTTCTTTGGGATTTTCAAGCACTTCATTAATAATTGTCTTGATTCTCCCTCTTGTATTGTCCATGTTAGTCCTCCTACTATCCGCTTGTTCATATAGGGCTAGATTCAAATTCTATACCTAAATCAATTATTTTACTGGCGCCCATAAACTCAAAGTTAATCTTCGCTCTTCTATGCCGTTTGTCCAGCTTGGTAATTCTACTTTCCTTTCCTTTTAGAGGTCCGGATAATATGTATAACTGATTATCGACAAAAACAGCCTTGGACAGTTCAATGATATCTTCCCCATTAATTAGCTCCAAGATGGGCTCGATTTCGCCTACGGGGACACATTTAAAATAATCTCCCTCACTGGCCTCTTCTCTGCAATGTATTCTCTTATCTTTTTCATTACAATAATCAAGAATTTTAAAAACGCCATATATTGAATTAATACCGGTGTACTTGTCAGCATCCATGTTGATGTAAACGAATACATAACCAGGGAACATGATTCTTGTTACTTCTCTAAAGACCCCCTCCTTCTTCTCATGAATTTTCCGTTTGGGTATACAACAATGCAAATAATCCAACTGCTTGTATAATTGTGTTCTAACCTGTTCCTCTCTCCCTGTCTGGACATAAACTGCATACCATTTCAAGATGGTTATCCCCCATAGAAGTTTTGTAGTATCCTCTTAACAAAAGAGAATAGGTGCATATAGTAAAAATAAAGTAAATTATATTATTAATGATAATATATTCAATATAATACCATCTTACACCATCTTCACTTATGAAAAAAATCACTTCACAGGGAGTAAAATGTAAATGTGAGTCATTATTCCAAAAAAATCGTCATATAATTGATCTTCCTGGAAAGATCCAGCTTCTGTTCCTACAATCCGTTGGCTTCAAACATCCGCATCGCGTTGGACCTGGTCATGAGGTAAGAACGGACTTTCGCTAATCAGCGACATGTAGGCTGGAGGATTCTGGAGCTGTGCCTTATCATGTTCAAGAATAATCAGATCTCCATACCGCTCCAGTTCCTTAAAGCCGGCAAATAGATAGGTAAACTTCATCATCCGGTTGTACTCTGTAGGGACAAACTCAGCACGCAGGGTTACGCCCGCATCCTTAGCCAGAGCAGCGACATAATTCAGCAGCACACTTCCAATTCCTCTTGACATAACCCGGCAAGACATTAACAAAAGCTTAAGCGTCCATACATTCTCGTCCATTTCGAGGAGTGTAAGCCCAATTTTCCCGTATGACCCATATTTATCTTTCAAGTCCGACATGAACAGCAGATGCTGGGGGGATAGCCGGAATTGGTCCAATTCTTCATAGGAATAGGTGTAACCAGTGGCATTTAGTTGATGGGTCCTCACCGTCAGCTCTTCCGCACGCTTTAAATCATCCTCCCGAACCGCTGCTACCGTGAGCTCCAACCCGAGTGAAGACAGAAATTCTTCATTGGAGCCAGCAAATTTCTCCTCAATATGGTTCCGTATAATATCATTCCTGTAGAGCTGCCTGCGATTTTTGGAATCTGCAGTAATAAACAACGGGTTAAACTCGGCCATCCCAAGTAAGGAGTCCATCTCTACCGAGTCTATGCATAACACTTCCGGATGCTGAAAATTCACTTCCTCGCGCTCAAACGGCTGATCATCAATAAAAGCCATGGATTCCCTACTGATATTAATTAAGGACCGAATATTCTCCACAGCAACAGACTTACTGTCCCAGCCGATTTGAGGATAGAGAAAAAATTCATCCAGGCCGAATTGCTTTAACTTAGCCATCGCCATATCATGGTTATTCCGGCTGGCAATGGATTGCAATATTCCCCGTTCATCCAAAGTTTTAACTATTGCGGCAACTCCCTCACGGAGTAAAACTTCCCGGTCTTCTGACAGAATGCCGTGCCACAATGTATTGTCCAAATCCCAGACTAAACACTTGATTTTTCGGGCTCCCATCAGACTCACGCACCTTCTCTCGACTTCCGCCGCAGGAGCCGTCTAACATTGACAATCTCCTGAGCAGCAATAAGTAATTCATGCATTTGTGTGGTTCCTTCGATAATCTCGTTAATTTTTGCGTCGCGAAAATACCGTTCTACAGGGTAGCCCTCATGACAGCCATTGCCTCCATGAATCTGTACCGCATAATCGGCAGCCATAGTAACCATGGTCGAAGCGTAGTATTTAGCCGACCATGTCTCCATAATGCTGTCCGGGTCTCCTGTATCCTTCAGATATCCGGCCTTGAAGCACAGCAGCCTTGATGCCTTAAGTTGAACGGCAATCTCCGTGATCATCTTCTGAATAAGCTGATTTTCACGGATAGGCCGGCCGAATTGAACTCTCTTGCTCGCATAATCAATAGATGCCTCCAGGCATGCCTGCGCTAGTCCGACACAACCCCAAGCTATTGTATATCGTCCATAATCCAGACTTGAAAGAGCAACATGTGAAAGTCCGGTACCGATTTGCCCCAACAGATTCTGGGAAGGTATTCGGCAGTTCTCAAAGGATAATTCAGCAATCATTGAAGCCCGAGCTCCCAGCAGGCCGGACATGGGTTTCGTGTTAAACCCTTCCCGAAACCGCTCGACAATAAAGGCGGTCGGCTTGCCTTCACATTTGGCGAAGATCAAAAAGACATCAGCAATTTGTCCCATTGTTATCCAGCGTTTATGCCCATTTAATACATAGTCATCGCCGTCCCGGATAGCTGTCGTTTCGATGCTCTTGGCGTCGCTGCCGGCATTGGGTTCCGTGAGACCAACGGCTCCTATCGCTTCGCCAGACGCGAACTTAGACAACCACTCCGCTTTTTGTGCATCTGTCCCCCAGCGCAGGATCGCTAAAGCTATCATTCCCTGAACAGTCAGCAGACTCCTAACGGACGAACAGGCCCGCCCAATCTCTTCATTTAATAATCCGGTTGTAATATTATCCAGACCCATACCTCCGTAATGTTTCGGCAACATGGAACCCAGATACCCTTTCTCTTTAAGGCTGCTCAGTGCATTCGGGTGAATCCGTTCCTCCTTGTCGTTGATCTCAGCGTATGGAAGCACCTCCATATCAACAAATCTTTGAAACTCCTCTTGCCAATTCTGCTGCTCCACTGTTAATTCAAGCTTCATCGTAATGGCCTCCCATGAGTTTTATAATGTCTTCATCTCAATCAGCTTGAGCATTCCATTAATTGTGCGGAAATTGTCCAAATCCATATCCGCATTGTCTATCCGGATGGAGAATTCCTTCTCCAGAAACATCACAAGCTGCATGGCGAATAACGAATTGACAAAGCCTAGAGCAAAAATATCCTCCTCGTCCCCAAGCTCATATTTACGGAAAAAACGGGACAAAAATAACCTGATCTTCACTTTGTTCTCTTCCATTTAAGTATCTCCCTTTTTCTTATTGGATTAGCGGTACTATACGTAATTGTAGAACCCGCGGCCGCTCTTGCGGCCAAGCAATCCTGCGTGCACCATCTTTTGCAATAATGGACAACAACGGAATTTTGAATCCTGGTAGCTTTCGTATAGTACCTTTAGAGAATGAACCACTGTGTCGAGACCAATCAAATCTGCAGTTTCCAGCGGTCCCATGGCATGTCCATAACATTTCTTGAAAATGTCGTCTATCTCTGAAGGTTCGGCTACTTGATCCTGAACCACAAAAGCGGCTTCATTCATAAATAGGTGGGAAATACGGTTAGAAACAAACCCCGGATAATCTTTCACTACAATTATGTCCTTGCCCATTCTGTCCATCAGCATCTCTACCGAAAGCACACAATTCTCCGATGTGTGGAAGCCGCGTATTACTTCGACCGTCTTCTTTGCTGGAACCGGATTCATAAAATGGGTTCCGATTACCCGATCCGCCCGCTGGGTCAAACCTGCGATTTGGGTAATAGAAATACAAGAGGTATTAACCATAAATATGCACTCTTCTGGGCAGATGCTGTCCAAACCACCATAAAGCTCCTTTTTTATCTCCCAATCCTCTGTAACATTCTCAATCACAAATTGCGTGTCAGCCAGCATCATTCTGTCGGTACTGAATGCAATGCGCCCCATAACAGTATCTGCATCCTCAAACTGCTGCCCGTTGCCGAACAAGGCACGAAAACGCAGGTTGTTCTCGATCTCTTTGCTGCAGCTCTCCAGCCGCTCTTCATCAATATCAATTGCTACTACCGGCAGACCCGCTTGTGCCAAAGTTT
The sequence above is a segment of the Paenibacillus sp. FSL R7-0204 genome. Coding sequences within it:
- a CDS encoding 3-hydroxyacyl-CoA dehydrogenase family protein, producing MMKIGVVGLGIMGTGVAQTLAQAGLPVVAIDIDEERLESCSKEIENNLRFRALFGNGQQFEDADTVMGRIAFSTDRMMLADTQFVIENVTEDWEIKKELYGGLDSICPEECIFMVNTSCISITQIAGLTQRADRVIGTHFMNPVPAKKTVEVIRGFHTSENCVLSVEMLMDRMGKDIIVVKDYPGFVSNRISHLFMNEAAFVVQDQVAEPSEIDDIFKKCYGHAMGPLETADLIGLDTVVHSLKVLYESYQDSKFRCCPLLQKMVHAGLLGRKSGRGFYNYV
- a CDS encoding acyl carrier protein, translating into MEENKVKIRLFLSRFFRKYELGDEEDIFALGFVNSLFAMQLVMFLEKEFSIRIDNADMDLDNFRTINGMLKLIEMKTL
- a CDS encoding acyl carrier protein, encoding MDNTRGRIKTIINEVLENPKEANIVNVLSANGLNSITFIKAIVSIEEEFNFEFPDEFLSLEKIPTVDALVQFIESYSDCNTASGH
- a CDS encoding HAD-IIIC family phosphatase encodes the protein MGARKIKCLVWDLDNTLWHGILSEDREVLLREGVAAIVKTLDERGILQSIASRNNHDMAMAKLKQFGLDEFFLYPQIGWDSKSVAVENIRSLINISRESMAFIDDQPFEREEVNFQHPEVLCIDSVEMDSLLGMAEFNPLFITADSKNRRQLYRNDIIRNHIEEKFAGSNEEFLSSLGLELTVAAVREDDLKRAEELTVRTHQLNATGYTYSYEELDQFRLSPQHLLFMSDLKDKYGSYGKIGLTLLEMDENVWTLKLLLMSCRVMSRGIGSVLLNYVAALAKDAGVTLRAEFVPTEYNRMMKFTYLFAGFKELERYGDLIILEHDKAQLQNPPAYMSLISESPFLPHDQVQRDADV
- the loaP gene encoding antiterminator LoaP; amino-acid sequence: MKWYAVYVQTGREEQVRTQLYKQLDYLHCCIPKRKIHEKKEGVFREVTRIMFPGYVFVYINMDADKYTGINSIYGVFKILDYCNEKDKRIHCREEASEGDYFKCVPVGEIEPILELINGEDIIELSKAVFVDNQLYILSGPLKGKESRITKLDKRHRRAKINFEFMGASKIIDLGIEFESSPI
- a CDS encoding acyl-CoA dehydrogenase family protein, with amino-acid sequence MKLELTVEQQNWQEEFQRFVDMEVLPYAEINDKEERIHPNALSSLKEKGYLGSMLPKHYGGMGLDNITTGLLNEEIGRACSSVRSLLTVQGMIALAILRWGTDAQKAEWLSKFASGEAIGAVGLTEPNAGSDAKSIETTAIRDGDDYVLNGHKRWITMGQIADVFLIFAKCEGKPTAFIVERFREGFNTKPMSGLLGARASMIAELSFENCRIPSQNLLGQIGTGLSHVALSSLDYGRYTIAWGCVGLAQACLEASIDYASKRVQFGRPIRENQLIQKMITEIAVQLKASRLLCFKAGYLKDTGDPDSIMETWSAKYYASTMVTMAADYAVQIHGGNGCHEGYPVERYFRDAKINEIIEGTTQMHELLIAAQEIVNVRRLLRRKSREGA